From Solea solea chromosome 20, fSolSol10.1, whole genome shotgun sequence, one genomic window encodes:
- the ubap2l gene encoding ubiquitin-associated protein 2-like isoform X6, translated as MMTSMGGNRARGSWEQTQGQTQNQTQHKQRPQATAEQIRLAQMISDHNDADFEEKVKQLIDITGKDQDESMIALHDCNGDVNRAINVLLEGSPDTDSWEMVGKKKGVSGQKETSQAETGEEGKENREKGGEKDVARRRGGAPRKGRGASRGREFRGQENGLDGSKAGVAGKGAERGRRGRGRGRGTVGMAGRRGGRFSAQGMGTFNPADYAEPAQTEENYGGGSTWNNTGSMEPEESARLDYPAGEGTNYPPKFDSAPGAWRTATEEWGTEDWNEDLSETKIFTASSVASLPLPQENVTITKGQRIDLAVLLGKTPPSSSEAENPPMEATQPPSLSQSLVFSNSKQGPSLSQTSSSTPYTQHNMVSMLSKGFGDVGDQKGGSTGTTGSQFLEQYKTAQALAQLAAQHSQTGPPNTTPSSWDTSATSLGQYEMKTQPESVVHSPFMKRQPYQATTSTSSMLDVFLQDKGLPSSSSSSLPQQTSSSPHVVPPPASSLPKITAGTLGQQVSPSSSDAQGSSPLPLQQHKLKQQKKRTSITTKIPAMAVEMPGSTDISGLNLQFGALQFGSEPVLPEYESTPATTTQGNQVQNSLYTSPSSESTPGLSNSSQMDLYDQRAPQTRRYPPSVSSSPQKDMQAKNGFSSIQVTQSVEAAAGSAVSVKPASDSVTQASLSSMGTLTDSGAGPASLLNASNQTSLSALGHGEDLPPSTIPPPQHNNSHPSQQNSLGPSSVRTANSSLLHPSVDGDSSLHSYPSSVSAVPSSSVPSSSSVATAAQVSLGVPQASSVGSATVSAPSGLCAVSGLAMGLNAASMGAPPAAATSVSVSTTASTIPSSANSSRSSAASSGKAPPNLPPGVPPLLPNPYIMAPGLLHAYPPQVYGYDDLQMLQTRIPLDYYSIPFATPTTALTGREGNLANNPYSGDLSKFGRGDASSPAPATTLAQTQQNQTQTHHTTQQTFLNPALPPGYSYTSLPYYTGMPGLPNTYQYGPAVFPVAPTSSKQHGVNVGVNASATPFQQASGYGSHGYSTGVSVTSSNTGVPDISGSVYTKTQSFEKQGFHAGTPAASFSLPSALGGGGPINPPAAAGYAPAPFMHILAPHQQPHSQILHHHLQQDGQSGTGQRNQNASIQQKSQINKSAYNSYNWGAN; from the exons atgatgACGTCCATGGGCGGGAACCGAGCCCGGGGCAGCTGGGAGCAGACACAGGGCCAGACACAGAACCAGACACAGCACAAGCAAAGGCCTCAG GCCACTGCAGAGCAAATCAGACTTGCGCAGATGATTTCAGACCACAATGATGCAGACTTTGAAGAGAAGGTCAAACAG CTGATCGACATTACAGGCAAAGACCAAGACGAGTCCATGATCGCACTGCATGATTGCAATGGGGATGTCAACAGAGCCATTAATGTGTTGCTGGAGGGTAGCCCAGACACT GACTCTTGGGAAATGGTGGGGAAGAAGAAAGGAGTGTCCGGCCAGAAGGAGACGAGCCAAGCGGAAACcggagaagaaggaaaagagaacagggagaaaggaggagagaaagatgtTGCACGTCGTCGAGGTGGAGCTCCACGCAAGGGCCGTGGAGCCAGCAGGGGTAGAGAGT ttcgAGGTCAGGAAAATGGTTTGGATGGCAGCAAGGCAGGAGTAGCAGGAAAAGGTGCAGAGCGAGGCCGGAGGggaagaggcagaggaagagggaCTGTGG GAATGGCAGGACGGCGAGGAGGCAGATTTTCAGCGCAGGGCATGGG AACATTCAACCCTGCTGATTATGCAGAGCCAGCCCAGACAGAAGAAAACTATGGAGGGGGCAGCACCTGGAACAACACGGGAAGCATGGAGCCGGAGGAGTCGGCTA GGTTGGACTACCCTGCAGGAGAAGGAACAAATTACCCACCCAAGTTCGACTCTGCTCCTG GTGCCTGGAGGACTGCTACAGAGGAGTGGGGTACTGAAGACTGGAATGAAGAT CTTTCAGAGACTAAGATATTCACAGCTTCCAGTGTGGCATCCTTGCCTCTGCCTCAAGAGAATGTTACCATCACCAAAGGACAGAG GATTGACCTTGCCGTGCTCCTGGGAAAAACTCCCCCATCCTCCTCAGAGGCAGAAAATCCCCCAATGGAGGCCACCCAGCCTCCCTCTTTGTCTCAGTCACTGGTTTTTAGCAATTCCAAACAAGGGCCGTCACTCTCCCAAACGTCCTCCAGTACCCCCTACACCCAGCACAACATG GTCAGCATGCTGAGCAAGGGATTTGGGGATGTGGGAGACCAGAAAGGAGGAAGCACAGGGACCACTGGCTCTCAGTTTCTGGAGCAGTACAAAACAGCCCAGGCACTGGCCCAGCTGGCAGCCCAGCATTCCCAGACAGGACCTCCGAACACGACCCCTTCATCCTGGGACACCAGTGCCACCTCACTGGGACAATATG AAATGAAGACTCAGCCTGAGTCTGTGGTCCACTCGCCCTTTATGAAGCGGCAGCCTTATCAAGCCACCACCTCAACCTCATCCATGCTGGATGTGTTCCTGCAGGACAAAGGCTTGccttcttcctcatcttcttcaTTACCCCAACAAACATCATCCTCACCTCATGTGGTGCCTCCGCCTGCTTCATCCCTTCCAAAAATTACAGCAGGCACTCTAGGTCAACAAGTTTCTCCAAGTTCATCAGATGCACAGGGTTCAAGTCCattgcctttgcagcaacacaaacttaaacaacagaagaagaggaCGTCTATAACAACAAAG ATTCCAGCTATGGCAGTGGAGATGCCTGGCTCGACAGACATTTCAGGCCTCAATCTTCAGTTTGGAGCACTACAGTTTGGGTCAGAACCAGTTTTACCTGAGTATGAGTCCACCCCTGCCACCACAACGCAAGGCAACCAGGTTCAGAACAGTCTCTACACAAGCCCCAGCAG CGAGTCGACTCCGGGTCTATCCAACTCCAGCCAAATGGATCTGTACGACCAGAGAGCACCTCAGACACGGCGCTACCCTCCGTcagtctcctcctcccctcagaAGGATATGCAGGCCAAG AATGGCTTCAGTTCAATACAAGTTACGCAATCTGTGGAAG ctgcagcaggctCTGCAGTATCGGTCAAGCCCGCCTCTGATTCAGTCACGCAGGCATCTCTTTCCTCCATGGGCACTTTGACAGACAGTGGCGCAGGCCCTGCTTCCTTGTTGAATGCATCCAATCAAACATCTCTCAGCGCTCTGGGCCACGGTGAAGATTTGCCTCCAAGCACCATTCCTCCTCCCCAGCACAACAA CTCTCACCCATCACAACAGAACAGCCTTGGTCCATCTTCAGTCCGGACAGCCAACTCAAGCttactg CATCCCAGTGTAGACGGAGACTCAAGTCTCCACTCCTACCCTTCCTCCGTCTCAGCTGTGCCATCTTCATCAgtaccctcctcttcctcagtggCTACTGCTGCACAAGTGTCCCTAGGTGTGCCTCAGGCCTCCTCGGTGGGCTCTGCCACAGTTTCAGCCCCGTCTGGCCTCTGCGCCGTCAGCGGTCTGGCCATGGGCCTCAACGCTGCCTCCATGGGTGCTCCACCTGCAGCAGCCACCTCAGTTTCAGTCTCCACTACGGCTTCAACCATTCCTTCTTCAGCCAACTCCTCACGCAGCTCTGCAGCATCCTCAG GGAAAGCACCTCCAAACCTGCCACCTGGAGTGCCCCCTCTACTGCCCAACCCGTACATCATGGCCCCAGGATTACTGCACGCCTACCCT CCTCAGGTGTATGGTTATGATGACTTGCAGATGCTTCAGACAAGGATACCGCTG GATTATTACAGCATCCCCTTTGCAACTCCCACAACAGCATTGACTGGCAGAGAGGGGAATCTGGCGAACAACCCTTATTCTG GTGATTTATCAAAGTTTGGTCGAGGTGATGCATCATCGCCGGCTCCAGCCACCACATTAGCTCAGACtcaacagaaccagactcagacgCATCACACCACACAGCAGACTTTCCTCAACCCGGCGTTGCCACCTGGCTACAGCTACACAAGCCTACCATACTACACTGGCATGCCAGGTCTACCCAATACCTACCAGTATGGACCTGCTGTGTTCCCG GTGGCTCCTACCTCGTCAAAACAGCATGGTGTGAATGTTGGCGTCAATGCGTCAGCCACTCCATTCCAGCAGGCTAGTGGCTATGGTTCCCATGGATACAGCACTG GAGTCTCTGTGACATCAAGTAATACAGGGGTACCAGATATTTCAGGGTCTGTTTACACAAAGACACAG TCATTTGAGAAGCAGGGTTTCCACGCTGGCACGCCGGCTGCTTCATTCAGTCTGCCCTCGGCTTTAGGAGGTGGAGGACCCATCAACCCCCCGGCTGCCGCAGGCTACGCGCCGGCCCCCTTCATGCACATCCTGGCACCACACCAACAACCCCATTCTCAAATTCTGCACCACCATCTGCAGCAGGACGGGCAG AGCGGCACTGGACAGCGCAACCAGAACGCTTCCATTCAGCAGAAGTCTCAAATCAACAAGTCGGCATACAACAGCTACAACTGGGGTGCAAACTAA
- the ubap2l gene encoding ubiquitin-associated protein 2-like isoform X7 encodes MMTSMGGNRARGSWEQTQGQTQNQTQHKQRPQATAEQIRLAQMISDHNDADFEEKVKQLIDITGKDQDESMIALHDCNGDVNRAINVLLEGSPDTDSWEMVGKKKGVSGQKETSQAETGEEGKENREKGGEKDVARRRGGAPRKGRGASRGREFRGQENGLDGSKAGVAGKGAERGRRGRGRGRGTVGMAGRRGGRFSAQGMGTFNPADYAEPAQTEENYGGGSTWNNTGSMEPEESARLDYPAGEGTNYPPKFDSAPGAWRTATEEWGTEDWNEDLSETKIFTASSVASLPLPQENVTITKGQRIDLAVLLGKTPPSSSEAENPPMEATQPPSLSQSLVFSNSKQGPSLSQTSSSTPYTQHNMVSMLSKGFGDVGDQKGGSTGTTGSQFLEQYKTAQALAQLAAQHSQTGPPNTTPSSWDTSATSLGQYEMKTQPESVVHSPFMKRQPYQATTSTSSMLDVFLQDKGLPSSSSSSLPQQTSSSPHVVPPPASSLPKITAGTLGQQVSPSSSDAQGSSPLPLQQHKLKQQKKRTSITTKIPAMAVEMPGSTDISGLNLQFGALQFGSEPVLPEYESTPATTTQGNQVQNSLYTSPSSESTPGLSNSSQMDLYDQRAPQTRRYPPSVSSSPQKDMQAKNGFSSIQVTQSVEAAAGSAVSVKPASDSVTQASLSSMGTLTDSGAGPASLLNASNQTSLSALGHGEDLPPSTIPPPQHNNSHPSQQNSLGPSSVRTANSSLLHPSVDGDSSLHSYPSSVSAVPSSSVPSSSSVATAAQVSLGVPQASSVGSATVSAPSGLCAVSGLAMGLNAASMGAPPAAATSVSVSTTASTIPSSANSSRSSAASSGKAPPNLPPGVPPLLPNPYIMAPGLLHAYPPQVYGYDDLQMLQTRIPLDYYSIPFATPTTALTGREGNLANNPYSGDLSKFGRGDASSPAPATTLAQTQQNQTQTHHTTQQTFLNPALPPGYSYTSLPYYTGMPGLPNTYQYGPAVFPVAPTSSKQHGVNVGVNASATPFQQASGYGSHGYSTGYEDVGQASGSGDFCKGGYGTAVAAAASAQNKPANSVTGPGVGVSVTSSNTGVPDISGSVYTKTQSFEKQGFHAGTPAASFSLPSALGGGGPINPPAAAGYAPAPFMHILAPHQQPHSQILHHHLQQDGQSGTGQRNQNASIQQKSQINKSAYNSYNWGAN; translated from the exons atgatgACGTCCATGGGCGGGAACCGAGCCCGGGGCAGCTGGGAGCAGACACAGGGCCAGACACAGAACCAGACACAGCACAAGCAAAGGCCTCAG GCCACTGCAGAGCAAATCAGACTTGCGCAGATGATTTCAGACCACAATGATGCAGACTTTGAAGAGAAGGTCAAACAG CTGATCGACATTACAGGCAAAGACCAAGACGAGTCCATGATCGCACTGCATGATTGCAATGGGGATGTCAACAGAGCCATTAATGTGTTGCTGGAGGGTAGCCCAGACACT GACTCTTGGGAAATGGTGGGGAAGAAGAAAGGAGTGTCCGGCCAGAAGGAGACGAGCCAAGCGGAAACcggagaagaaggaaaagagaacagggagaaaggaggagagaaagatgtTGCACGTCGTCGAGGTGGAGCTCCACGCAAGGGCCGTGGAGCCAGCAGGGGTAGAGAGT ttcgAGGTCAGGAAAATGGTTTGGATGGCAGCAAGGCAGGAGTAGCAGGAAAAGGTGCAGAGCGAGGCCGGAGGggaagaggcagaggaagagggaCTGTGG GAATGGCAGGACGGCGAGGAGGCAGATTTTCAGCGCAGGGCATGGG AACATTCAACCCTGCTGATTATGCAGAGCCAGCCCAGACAGAAGAAAACTATGGAGGGGGCAGCACCTGGAACAACACGGGAAGCATGGAGCCGGAGGAGTCGGCTA GGTTGGACTACCCTGCAGGAGAAGGAACAAATTACCCACCCAAGTTCGACTCTGCTCCTG GTGCCTGGAGGACTGCTACAGAGGAGTGGGGTACTGAAGACTGGAATGAAGAT CTTTCAGAGACTAAGATATTCACAGCTTCCAGTGTGGCATCCTTGCCTCTGCCTCAAGAGAATGTTACCATCACCAAAGGACAGAG GATTGACCTTGCCGTGCTCCTGGGAAAAACTCCCCCATCCTCCTCAGAGGCAGAAAATCCCCCAATGGAGGCCACCCAGCCTCCCTCTTTGTCTCAGTCACTGGTTTTTAGCAATTCCAAACAAGGGCCGTCACTCTCCCAAACGTCCTCCAGTACCCCCTACACCCAGCACAACATG GTCAGCATGCTGAGCAAGGGATTTGGGGATGTGGGAGACCAGAAAGGAGGAAGCACAGGGACCACTGGCTCTCAGTTTCTGGAGCAGTACAAAACAGCCCAGGCACTGGCCCAGCTGGCAGCCCAGCATTCCCAGACAGGACCTCCGAACACGACCCCTTCATCCTGGGACACCAGTGCCACCTCACTGGGACAATATG AAATGAAGACTCAGCCTGAGTCTGTGGTCCACTCGCCCTTTATGAAGCGGCAGCCTTATCAAGCCACCACCTCAACCTCATCCATGCTGGATGTGTTCCTGCAGGACAAAGGCTTGccttcttcctcatcttcttcaTTACCCCAACAAACATCATCCTCACCTCATGTGGTGCCTCCGCCTGCTTCATCCCTTCCAAAAATTACAGCAGGCACTCTAGGTCAACAAGTTTCTCCAAGTTCATCAGATGCACAGGGTTCAAGTCCattgcctttgcagcaacacaaacttaaacaacagaagaagaggaCGTCTATAACAACAAAG ATTCCAGCTATGGCAGTGGAGATGCCTGGCTCGACAGACATTTCAGGCCTCAATCTTCAGTTTGGAGCACTACAGTTTGGGTCAGAACCAGTTTTACCTGAGTATGAGTCCACCCCTGCCACCACAACGCAAGGCAACCAGGTTCAGAACAGTCTCTACACAAGCCCCAGCAG CGAGTCGACTCCGGGTCTATCCAACTCCAGCCAAATGGATCTGTACGACCAGAGAGCACCTCAGACACGGCGCTACCCTCCGTcagtctcctcctcccctcagaAGGATATGCAGGCCAAG AATGGCTTCAGTTCAATACAAGTTACGCAATCTGTGGAAG ctgcagcaggctCTGCAGTATCGGTCAAGCCCGCCTCTGATTCAGTCACGCAGGCATCTCTTTCCTCCATGGGCACTTTGACAGACAGTGGCGCAGGCCCTGCTTCCTTGTTGAATGCATCCAATCAAACATCTCTCAGCGCTCTGGGCCACGGTGAAGATTTGCCTCCAAGCACCATTCCTCCTCCCCAGCACAACAA CTCTCACCCATCACAACAGAACAGCCTTGGTCCATCTTCAGTCCGGACAGCCAACTCAAGCttactg CATCCCAGTGTAGACGGAGACTCAAGTCTCCACTCCTACCCTTCCTCCGTCTCAGCTGTGCCATCTTCATCAgtaccctcctcttcctcagtggCTACTGCTGCACAAGTGTCCCTAGGTGTGCCTCAGGCCTCCTCGGTGGGCTCTGCCACAGTTTCAGCCCCGTCTGGCCTCTGCGCCGTCAGCGGTCTGGCCATGGGCCTCAACGCTGCCTCCATGGGTGCTCCACCTGCAGCAGCCACCTCAGTTTCAGTCTCCACTACGGCTTCAACCATTCCTTCTTCAGCCAACTCCTCACGCAGCTCTGCAGCATCCTCAG GGAAAGCACCTCCAAACCTGCCACCTGGAGTGCCCCCTCTACTGCCCAACCCGTACATCATGGCCCCAGGATTACTGCACGCCTACCCT CCTCAGGTGTATGGTTATGATGACTTGCAGATGCTTCAGACAAGGATACCGCTG GATTATTACAGCATCCCCTTTGCAACTCCCACAACAGCATTGACTGGCAGAGAGGGGAATCTGGCGAACAACCCTTATTCTG GTGATTTATCAAAGTTTGGTCGAGGTGATGCATCATCGCCGGCTCCAGCCACCACATTAGCTCAGACtcaacagaaccagactcagacgCATCACACCACACAGCAGACTTTCCTCAACCCGGCGTTGCCACCTGGCTACAGCTACACAAGCCTACCATACTACACTGGCATGCCAGGTCTACCCAATACCTACCAGTATGGACCTGCTGTGTTCCCG GTGGCTCCTACCTCGTCAAAACAGCATGGTGTGAATGTTGGCGTCAATGCGTCAGCCACTCCATTCCAGCAGGCTAGTGGCTATGGTTCCCATGGATACAGCACTG GCTATGAGGATGTGGGCCAGGCTTCAGGGAGTGGGGATTTCTGTAAGGGCGGATACGGCACTGCCGTGGCTGCTGCCGCTTCTGCACAAAACAAGCCAGCCAACTCTGTCACCGGGCCTGGAGTCG GAGTCTCTGTGACATCAAGTAATACAGGGGTACCAGATATTTCAGGGTCTGTTTACACAAAGACACAG TCATTTGAGAAGCAGGGTTTCCACGCTGGCACGCCGGCTGCTTCATTCAGTCTGCCCTCGGCTTTAGGAGGTGGAGGACCCATCAACCCCCCGGCTGCCGCAGGCTACGCGCCGGCCCCCTTCATGCACATCCTGGCACCACACCAACAACCCCATTCTCAAATTCTGCACCACCATCTGCAGCAGGACGGGCAG AGCGGCACTGGACAGCGCAACCAGAACGCTTCCATTCAGCAGAAGTCTCAAATCAACAAGTCGGCATACAACAGCTACAACTGGGGTGCAAACTAA